GCACCTGCGCGTACTTGAAGGCCGTCGATCCGGACCGGCTCCTCCACACCTTCCGCACCAACGTCGGCCTGCCGTCGGGCGCCGAACCTTGCGGCGGTTGGGAGGCACCGGACGTCCAGCTGCGCGGCCACACCACCGGGCACCTGCTGTCGGGGCTCGCGTTCGCCCACGCGAACACGGGCGACGAGGAATACGCCGACAAGGCCCGCCACCTCGTGAACGCGCTGGCCGAGTGCCAACGGGCCGCGTCCGCTGCCGGGTTCACCGCGGGCTATCTGTCCGCCTTCCCCGAGAAGGTCTTCGCCGACCTCGAGGCGGGCGGCAAACCCTGGGCGCCCTACTACACCATCCACAAGATCATGGCCGGACTGCTCGATCAGTACCGGCTCTCCGGCAACCACCAGGCCCTCGGCATCCTGGAGGGGATGGCCGGGTGGGTCGAGGCGCGGATGGGCCCGCTGGACGAGACGCAGATGCGCAACGTCCTGCGTGTCGAGTGGGGCGGCATGAACGAGGTGCTCGCCGCCCTGCACCTGACCACCGGCGACGCGACCGCGCTGCGCACCGCGCGCCGCTTCGACCAGGAGGACCTGTTCGCGCCGCTGGGCGCCGGACGCGACGAACTCGACGGACATCACGCCAACACTGAGATCGCCAAGGTCGTGGGCGCAACCCGCCTCTACGAGGCGACGGGAGAGGACCGCTACCGGGCGATCGCGGCGCACTTCTGGGACATCGTCGTGCGCGACCACTCGTACGTCATCGGCGGCAACGCCAACCAGGAGTTCTTCGGCCCGCCTGGCGAGATCGTCAGTCGCCTCTCCGAGGAGACCTGCGAGAACTGCAACACGTACAACATGCTCAAGCTCGGCCGCCGCCTCTTCCTGCACGACCCGGGCAAGGCCGCGTACATGGACCACCACGAGTGGGCCCTGTACAACCAGATGCTCGGCGAGCAGGACCCGGACTCCGAGCACGGCTACGTCACGTACTACACCGGGCTGTGGGCCGGTTCGCAGCGACAGCCCAAGGGCGGCCTCGGCTCCACCCCGGGCAGCTACAGCAGCGACTACGACAACTTCTCCTGCGACCACGGCACCGGCCTCGAGACGCACACCAAGTTCGCGGACACCATCTACTTCAGGGCGGCGGGAGCCGAGCGCCCCGCCCTCTACGTGAACCTGTTCGTACCGTCAGAAGTCCGTTGGCGGGACGGTGGGGTGACGCTGCGTCAGACCGGCGACTACCCGGACGCGGGCGACCCCGTCCGGATCACCGTCACCCGGGGCGCGGCAAGCTTCCAGCTCAAAGTGCGTATCCCCGGCTGGCTCTCAGACGCCGACCGGCCCCTCGCCGCCCGCGTCACCGTCAACGGCCGCGCCGTCGACATGTCGGACGCCGCGCCGGGCACCTACCTCACCATCGACCGGCACTGGAGCGCGGGCGACACGGTCGAGCTGGCCTTCCCCCGCGCTCTGACCTGGCGCCCGGCCCCCGACAATCCGCACGTGCAGGCCCTGTCCTACGGGCCGCTCGTCCTCGCCGGGGCGTACGGCACCACCGACTCGCCCACGATCCCCTCCCTGGACCGTGCATCCGTGCGCCAAGTCTCCCCGAGAA
The DNA window shown above is from Streptomyces sp. NBC_01445 and carries:
- a CDS encoding beta-L-arabinofuranosidase domain-containing protein, which encodes MPRPQLTRRKFVVGSGVAAGAALGMASGAASAAPFPPAPAASRTGAAEAALAEFPLSDVTLLDSPFRANMRRTCAYLKAVDPDRLLHTFRTNVGLPSGAEPCGGWEAPDVQLRGHTTGHLLSGLAFAHANTGDEEYADKARHLVNALAECQRAASAAGFTAGYLSAFPEKVFADLEAGGKPWAPYYTIHKIMAGLLDQYRLSGNHQALGILEGMAGWVEARMGPLDETQMRNVLRVEWGGMNEVLAALHLTTGDATALRTARRFDQEDLFAPLGAGRDELDGHHANTEIAKVVGATRLYEATGEDRYRAIAAHFWDIVVRDHSYVIGGNANQEFFGPPGEIVSRLSEETCENCNTYNMLKLGRRLFLHDPGKAAYMDHHEWALYNQMLGEQDPDSEHGYVTYYTGLWAGSQRQPKGGLGSTPGSYSSDYDNFSCDHGTGLETHTKFADTIYFRAAGAERPALYVNLFVPSEVRWRDGGVTLRQTGDYPDAGDPVRITVTRGAASFQLKVRIPGWLSDADRPLAARVTVNGRAVDMSDAAPGTYLTIDRHWSAGDTVELAFPRALTWRPAPDNPHVQALSYGPLVLAGAYGTTDSPTIPSLDRASVRQVSPRTPEFTAEEADGAEVSLRPFHQIHHQHYNVYFATVPRPGRPRETARYLLAEGSGGTVADATGTHALGRLTGGATWTTGRDGRTAAVALDGADGHVALPAGLITGLTELTVSAWVRVDTQTNSARVFDLGYHKSTYLFLAARTGTGRPRAALKIAGMEGEDFVDADAPLPTGTWAHVALTVGDGRGVLYVDGVEAGRNDAFVSSPLLLGATTRNYLGRSQNPSHPYLHGAIAGFRVHNRALPAADVAALARA